The following proteins are encoded in a genomic region of Dioscorea cayenensis subsp. rotundata cultivar TDr96_F1 chromosome 8, TDr96_F1_v2_PseudoChromosome.rev07_lg8_w22 25.fasta, whole genome shotgun sequence:
- the LOC120266353 gene encoding exosome complex component RRP43 → MASNSSLEIDGDMEVEAFRRLFPLRYYEHYLGQSVRPDARPLAHARETTIALGPVTSVDGSALVKIGETTMLAAIKLEVMTPAADLPDKGCLAVDFYMPPVCTPTVRPGRPAEAAPVISKQLSDVILSSGMINFEELSLISGKAAWMAYLDIYCLNADGSLFDAALLSAVAAFSHLKVPLVSVNDNGRVTTVTGELLESKSELELVNKERRKLSFKSLPFSLTCLLHGKYILADPTAEEEDIMDTLVTVVVDSLGRLVSLYKAGGVVLANTSTVKDCIALAKQRAAELHNILVESISEMEVD, encoded by the exons ATGGCGTCTAACAGCTCCTTAGAAATTGACGGGGACATGGAAGTAGAGGCATTCCGACGCCTCTTCCCCCTACGCTATTATGAACATTATCTTGGCCAGTCTGTACGGCCTGATGCACGACCCCTTGCTCATGCCAGAGAAACTACCATTGCCCTTG GGCCAGTCACTTCTGTAGATGGCTCAGCTTTAGTCAAAATTGGTGAAACT ACCATGCTTGCTGCTATAAAACTTGAAGTCATGACGCCTGCAGCTGATTTACCTGATAAGGGGTGCTTAG CTGTTGATTTTTATATGCCGCCTGTTTGCACACCAACTGTCAGACCTGGCAGGCCAGCTGAGGCGGCTCCTGTCATTTCTAAGCAGTTGTCAGATGTTATTCTGAG TTCTGGAATGATAAATTTTGAGGAACTTTCCTTAATTAGTGGAAAGGCTGCTTGGATGGCTTACCTG GACATTTACTGCCTCAATGCTGATGGTTCTCTTTTTGATGCTGCTTTGCTTTCTGCAGTTGCTGCATTTTCTCATT TGAAGGTCCCTCTTGTTTCTGTCAACGATAATGGAAGAGTAACTACTGTCACTGGAGAACTCCTTGAAAGCAAATCAGAATTGGAATTGGTCaataaagagagaagaaaactCTCTTTTAAAAGTCTACCATTCTCACTGACATGCTTATTGCATGGTAAGTACATCTTGGCAGATCCAACAGCAGAAGAAGAGGACATCATGGACACCCTTGTAACTGTGGTGGTAGATTCTTTGGGACGTCTAGTTTCGCTATACAAGGCAGGGGGGGTGGTCCTTGCTAACACTTCTACTGTTAAG GACTGCATTGCATTAGCAAAGCAGAGAGCTGCCGAGTTGCATAACATTTTGGTAGAATCCATCTCTGAGATGGAAGTTGACTAG
- the LOC120266765 gene encoding protein EDS1L-like isoform X1 — translation MPISAAASMDKVLLHHCVSLSMKAHHSSTSPFLLHSLSVPSPCSIFAFAGSWSADDWIVGDHAPFGASDIDSLLFPSLKTLVRDVPAAVNMAFLRSFQMILEASRLQAEVLKAVAERKQIVFTGHSSGGAISVLAAIWLLEKHLKTDNGNHNVPFCITFGSPLIGDNLFCQALQREDWSSCFLHFVMTMDIVPRIPLAPLASLKEELHSILQFLCPKSSCLSSNSFEISQLLSRFYFTVLRNALTISNHQSCLSMGCATSLLGNLSGFIKFSPYKPFGTYVFCCNNGRLVSVKNSDAILQMLFYCLREEKADDPYRSFKEHLQYESKLKSYLEAQNVVHGDYLQANELFSSEMNPDEMPLVETFLNDLDMGKEAWLHLHAAAEWEMQKFRNQKGIDANYSKIQEALNALDNYRSMCELRGLCYYDAFKLQRDTEDFNANVKRLELAGLWDEIIEMLSRFELPDRFEGRNEWVKLGTRYCLLVEPLDIANYYRHSKNEDTGPYMVKGRPRRYKFTQRWGEHAQRMPKGSSLESCFWAMVEEISADMNNKKPFVEVKERVLELEKNVSAWLDSGKLGSDVLLGGSTFVKWWMALPKQHKLSSCIARIMSRVEKSG, via the exons ATGCCGATCTCCGCCGCCGCCTCCATGGACAAGGTCCTCCTTCACCACTGCGTCTCTCTTTCCATGAAAGCTCACCACTCCTCCACCTCCCCTTTCCTGCTCCACTCCCTCTCTGTCCCCTCCCCCTGCTCCATCTTCGCTTTTGCCGGCTCTTGGTCCGCCGATGATTGGATTGTTGGAGATCATGCGCCCTTTGGAGCATCCGAcattgattcattgctttttccTTCTCTCAAGACCCTCGTCAGGGATGTCCCCGCCGCAGTCAACATGGCTTTTCTCCGATCCTTTCAGATGATCCTCGAGGCTTCGCGACTCCAAGCCGAG GTTTTAAAAGCTGTTGCTGAGAGGAAACAGATAGTTTTCACCGGCCATTCGTCAGGTGGTGCGATTTCAGTCCTTGCTGCAATCTGGTTGCTGGAAAAACATCTCAAAACTGATAACGGAAATCATAATGTTCCTTTTTGTATCACTTTTGGGTCTCCTCTTATTGGAGATAATCTTTTCTGTCAGGCTCTCCAGCGAGAGGACTGGTCTAGCTGCTTCTTACACTTTGTCATGACAATGGATATCGTTCCGCGGATTCCATTGGCCCCTTTGGCATCTTTGAAGGAGGAATTGCATTCCATTTTACAATTTCTCTGTCCGAAGTCATCTTGTTTAAGCTCCAACTCATTTGAAATCTCTCAGCTATTGTCCAGGTTCTACTTCACTGTTTTGCGAAATGCGCTAACCATATCCAATCACCAATCTTGTTTGTCCATGGGATGTGCAACTTCTTTGTTGGGGAACTTGTCTGGTTTCATCAAATTTAGTCCATACAAGCCTTTTGGGACGTATGTCTTCTGTTGTAATAATGGGAGACTAGTCAGCGTCAAGAATTCAGATGCTATATTACAAATGTTATTCTACTGTCTTAGAGAAGAGAAGGCTGATGACCCATACCGAAGTTTTAAGGAGCATTTGCAGTATGAGTCTAAATTGAAAAGTTATTTAGAAGCGCAAAATGTGGTTCATGGAGATTATTTGCAAGCAAATGAATTGTTCTCGAGTGAGATGAACCCAGATGAAATGCCATTAGTTGAAACCTTCTTAAATGATCTTGACATG GGCAAAGAAGCTTGGCTACATCTTCATGCTGCTGCTGAGTGGGAGATGCAGAAGTTTAGAAATCAGAAGGGAATTGATGCAAATTATAGCAAAATTCAAGAAGCCTTGAATGCTCTCGACAACTACCGGTCTATGTGTGAGTTGCGTGGGCTATGTTACTATGACGCTTTCAAACTTCAGAGGGACACAGAGGACTTCAATGCGAATGTTAAGAGATTGGAACTAGCTGGACTTTGggatgaaataattgaaatgcTGTCAAGGTTTGAACTTCCTGACAGATTTGAAGGACGCAATGAATGGGTGAAATTGGGGACCAGATACTGCCTTTTAGTCGAACCTTTAGACATCGCGAACTACTATCGGCACTCTAAGAATGAAGACACTGGACCTTACATGGTGAAAGGTAGGCCGAGACGGTATAAGTTTACCCAAAGATGGGGAGAACATGCGCAACGAATGCCTAAAGGGTCCAGCTTAGAATCATGTTTTTGGGCAATGGTGGAGGAGATCTCTGCTGACATGAATAACAAGAAGCCATTTGTAGAGGTTAAAGAGAGGGTGTTGGAGCTGGAAAAGAATGTTTCGGCATGGCTTGATTCTGGGAAGTTGGGCAGTGATGTGTTACTGGGAGGATCAACCTTTGTGAAATGGTGGATGGCTTTGCCAAAACAACACAAGCTCAGCTCCTGCATTGCCAGAATCATGAGCCGTGTGGAGAAATCTGGGTAA
- the LOC120266765 gene encoding protein EDS1L-like isoform X2 has product MAVLKAVAERKQIVFTGHSSGGAISVLAAIWLLEKHLKTDNGNHNVPFCITFGSPLIGDNLFCQALQREDWSSCFLHFVMTMDIVPRIPLAPLASLKEELHSILQFLCPKSSCLSSNSFEISQLLSRFYFTVLRNALTISNHQSCLSMGCATSLLGNLSGFIKFSPYKPFGTYVFCCNNGRLVSVKNSDAILQMLFYCLREEKADDPYRSFKEHLQYESKLKSYLEAQNVVHGDYLQANELFSSEMNPDEMPLVETFLNDLDMGKEAWLHLHAAAEWEMQKFRNQKGIDANYSKIQEALNALDNYRSMCELRGLCYYDAFKLQRDTEDFNANVKRLELAGLWDEIIEMLSRFELPDRFEGRNEWVKLGTRYCLLVEPLDIANYYRHSKNEDTGPYMVKGRPRRYKFTQRWGEHAQRMPKGSSLESCFWAMVEEISADMNNKKPFVEVKERVLELEKNVSAWLDSGKLGSDVLLGGSTFVKWWMALPKQHKLSSCIARIMSRVEKSG; this is encoded by the exons ATGGCA GTTTTAAAAGCTGTTGCTGAGAGGAAACAGATAGTTTTCACCGGCCATTCGTCAGGTGGTGCGATTTCAGTCCTTGCTGCAATCTGGTTGCTGGAAAAACATCTCAAAACTGATAACGGAAATCATAATGTTCCTTTTTGTATCACTTTTGGGTCTCCTCTTATTGGAGATAATCTTTTCTGTCAGGCTCTCCAGCGAGAGGACTGGTCTAGCTGCTTCTTACACTTTGTCATGACAATGGATATCGTTCCGCGGATTCCATTGGCCCCTTTGGCATCTTTGAAGGAGGAATTGCATTCCATTTTACAATTTCTCTGTCCGAAGTCATCTTGTTTAAGCTCCAACTCATTTGAAATCTCTCAGCTATTGTCCAGGTTCTACTTCACTGTTTTGCGAAATGCGCTAACCATATCCAATCACCAATCTTGTTTGTCCATGGGATGTGCAACTTCTTTGTTGGGGAACTTGTCTGGTTTCATCAAATTTAGTCCATACAAGCCTTTTGGGACGTATGTCTTCTGTTGTAATAATGGGAGACTAGTCAGCGTCAAGAATTCAGATGCTATATTACAAATGTTATTCTACTGTCTTAGAGAAGAGAAGGCTGATGACCCATACCGAAGTTTTAAGGAGCATTTGCAGTATGAGTCTAAATTGAAAAGTTATTTAGAAGCGCAAAATGTGGTTCATGGAGATTATTTGCAAGCAAATGAATTGTTCTCGAGTGAGATGAACCCAGATGAAATGCCATTAGTTGAAACCTTCTTAAATGATCTTGACATG GGCAAAGAAGCTTGGCTACATCTTCATGCTGCTGCTGAGTGGGAGATGCAGAAGTTTAGAAATCAGAAGGGAATTGATGCAAATTATAGCAAAATTCAAGAAGCCTTGAATGCTCTCGACAACTACCGGTCTATGTGTGAGTTGCGTGGGCTATGTTACTATGACGCTTTCAAACTTCAGAGGGACACAGAGGACTTCAATGCGAATGTTAAGAGATTGGAACTAGCTGGACTTTGggatgaaataattgaaatgcTGTCAAGGTTTGAACTTCCTGACAGATTTGAAGGACGCAATGAATGGGTGAAATTGGGGACCAGATACTGCCTTTTAGTCGAACCTTTAGACATCGCGAACTACTATCGGCACTCTAAGAATGAAGACACTGGACCTTACATGGTGAAAGGTAGGCCGAGACGGTATAAGTTTACCCAAAGATGGGGAGAACATGCGCAACGAATGCCTAAAGGGTCCAGCTTAGAATCATGTTTTTGGGCAATGGTGGAGGAGATCTCTGCTGACATGAATAACAAGAAGCCATTTGTAGAGGTTAAAGAGAGGGTGTTGGAGCTGGAAAAGAATGTTTCGGCATGGCTTGATTCTGGGAAGTTGGGCAGTGATGTGTTACTGGGAGGATCAACCTTTGTGAAATGGTGGATGGCTTTGCCAAAACAACACAAGCTCAGCTCCTGCATTGCCAGAATCATGAGCCGTGTGGAGAAATCTGGGTAA
- the LOC120266766 gene encoding glucan endo-1,3-beta-glucosidase 14-like: MRTFFSMLPWRLLHFLIYCSCCFIILPLFPGLMSVDAFTGTYGINYGRIADNIPQPERVVTLLRSSKIKNVRIYDADDSVLKAFKGTGLELIVGLPNGFVKDISTNQSHAMDWLKENVQPYLPDTHIRGIAIGNEVLGGNDQELEGALFGAIKNMYSALKKLQLENLIEVSTSHSQAVFNSSYPPSSGTFKESALVYLKPILDFFSKTGAPFCVNVYPFLAYDSDPDHIDINYALFEPNAGVYDEKTDLHYDNMFDAQVDAAYAALEAAGFNNMEVIVTETGWASAGGNDEKGASPENARTYNFNLRKRLFKRKGTPLRPKLVTKAYIFALFNEDLKPGQNSERHYGLFNANGSVSDDIGFSGLKSSPAPASTLSLKDIHRQGWSTSYSFTLIACITILVTLLA, from the exons ATGCGGACTTTCTTCTCCATGCTACCTTGGCGACTTCTCCATTTTCTCATATATTGCAGCTGTTGTTTCATCATCCTCCCTCTATTCCCTG GCCTTATGAGTGTGGATGCATTTACTGGTACTTACGGCATAAACTATGGACGCATTGCTGATAACATCCCTCAACCTGAAAGAGTCGTGACACTTTTGAGATCATCAAAGATAAAGAATGTAAGGATTTATGATGCAGATGACAGTGTCCTCAAGGCATTTAAAGGAACTGGCCTTGAGTTGATTGTAGGACTTCCCAATGGATTTGTGAAGGATATAAGCACGAATCAAAGCCATGCTATGGATTGGTTAAAGGAGAATGTCCAACCATATTTACCCGACACACATATAAGAGGCATTGCTATTGGGAATGAGGTGTTGGGAGGAAATGATCAGGAGCTAGAAGGTGCTCTTTTCGGTGCTATTAAAAACATGTACAGTGCTCTCAAAAAACTTCAGTTGGAGAACCTTATTGAGGTTTCAACATCACATTCTCAGGCAGTCTTTAACTCTAGTTACCCACCATCATCAGGTACTTTTAAAGAGAGTGCCCTTGTATATTTGAAGCcaatcttggatttcttttcaAAGACCGGTGCTCCCTTCTGTGTTAATGTATACCCATTCTTGGCTTATGATAGCGATCCTGATCACATAGATATCAATTATGCACTCTTTGAACCAAATGCTGGAGTTTATGATGAAAAGACGGATCTCCACTATGACAATATGTTTGATGCTCAGGTAGATGCAGCTTATGCCGCTTTGGAAGCTGCTGGCTTTAATAACATGGAAGTAATTGTCACGGAAACAGGTTGGGCTTCTGCTGGTGGTAATGATGAAAAGGGAGCTTCTCCTGAAAATGCAAGGACCTATAATTTTAATCTGCGCAAGAGGCTTTTCAAGAGAAAAGGCACTCCCCTCAGACCAAAGCTTGTGACAAAGGCATATATATTTGCtttatttaatgaagatttgAAACCTGGACAAAATTCGGAGAGGCATTACGGATTGTTTAACGCTAATGGCAGCGTTTCAGATGATATTGGCTTTAGTGGCCTTAAGTCATCACCTGCACCTGCGTCTACTCTATCATTAAAG GATATTCATCGTCAAGGCTGGTCGACATCCTACTCTTTTACTCTTATTGCCTGCATTACCATCCTGGTTACATTATTGGCCTAG
- the LOC120266331 gene encoding probable galacturonosyltransferase-like 9 encodes MAASSPPPPLLLLLAVLIVLFPSSIAAARSFPSHISTSKLSSFSEAPHFRNSDACSSDEVVHIAMTLDSHYLRGSIAAIHSILKHTSCPEDLHFHLIVSDDDDLHSIVRSIFPSLRFQIYQFNEARVRGLISPSIREALENPLNYARAYIADLIDPRIRRVIYLDSDVVVVDDIRRLWDTPVRSSSVIAAPEYCHANFTRYFTAAFWEGSGAGAGAKVFEGRRRKPCYFNTGVMVMDLVRWREGGYRRRVEAWMRVQRGKRIYELGSLPPFLLVLAGDVEGVDHRWNQHGLGGDNETGRCRALHPGMVSLLHWSGRGKPWDRLDAGEPCPVDHLWEPYDLFRRSPTPSATVAW; translated from the coding sequence ATGGCggcttcttctcctcctccgcctcttcttctccttctcgcCGTCCTCATCGTCCTCTTCCCGTCCTCCATCGCCGCCGCGCGCTCATTCCCATCCCATATCTCAACATCGAAGCTCTCATCCTTCTCAGAAGCTCCCCATTTCCGCAACAGCGATGCATGCTCCTCCGACGAGGTTGTTCACATCGCCATGACCCTTGACTCCCACTACCTCCGTGGTTCCATCGCCGCCATCCACTCCATTCTCAAGCACACCTCCTGCCCTGAAGACCTCCACTTCCATCTCATCGTCTCCGACGATGATGATCTCCACTCCATCGTTCGCTCCATCTTCCCTTCTCTCCGCTTCCAGATTTATCAATTCAATGAAGCTCGAGTCCGTGGCCTCATCTCCCCTTCCATCCGAGAAGCCCTCGAGAATCCTCTCAACTACGCGCGAGCCTACATCGCTGACCTCATCGACCCTCGTATTCGCCGCGTGATCTACCTCGACTCCGACGTCGTCGTCGTCGACGACATCCGCCGTCTCTGGGACACCCCCGTGCGAAGCTCTTCCGTTATCGCCGCGCCCGAGTACTGCCACGCTAATTTCACCCGATACTTCACCGCCGCGTTCTGGGAGGGTAGTGGTGCCGGTGCCGGCGCTAAGGTGTTCGAAGGGAGGAGACGAAAGCCGTGTTACTTCAACACGGGGGTAATGGTGATGGATCTTGTGAGATGGAGAGAAGGAGGGTATCGTCGGAGAGTTGAGGCGTGGATGAGGGTGCAGAGAGGGAAGAGGATCTACGAGCTTGGATCACTGCCGCCGTTCCTTCTGGTGCTCGCCGGAGATGTGGAAGGAGTGGATCACCGGTGGAACCAGCATGGATTGGGAGGGGATAACGAGACCGGGCGGTGCCGGGCTTTGCACCCGGGGATGGTGAGCTTGCTCCATTGGAGTGGGAGAGGAAAACCTTGGGATCGTCTTGATGCTGGTGAGCCATGCCCCGTGGATCATCTCTGGGAACCATATGATTTATTCCGGCGATCGCCGACGCCCTCCGCCACCGTTGCTTGGTAG